Proteins encoded together in one uncultured Desulfosarcina sp. window:
- a CDS encoding FAD-dependent oxidoreductase, which yields MAQDILIVGGVALGSKAACRFKRLEPGSRVTIIDQDRFVSYGGCGIPFYVSGDVNDVNDLRKTSFHMLRDEAFFKNCKDIEVLTRTRVERIDRENRQIHILREDGSTDALPYDQLVLGTGSSPRRLPIPGADLPMVHTASNLNDAQAIKELMTNGKVERAVVIGGGFIGLEMAEALADMWEVETTIVEYTSQIMPGFVSSMFARMAQHEMEKNGVRFYLGEQVQAIEGTDSVKAVVTDKRRLEADLVVMAVGVTPNVELARDAGLTIGPTGAIAVDEHLRTSDPTIYAGGDCAEVRNLVTGQPGYFPLGSMANRQGRVIGTNLAGGNALFKGAVGAFAVKTFDAALAGAGLSIESARKAGYDAVSVQAAQLDRAHFYPKKSMLHLELVVDRQSRRILGVQGFGKDGDAVVGRINAVAAILEDHPTIDRLSNVELAYSPPFSSAMDALNSLANAAENMLDGRFQPIDAEGFAQKWSQGNGNLMILDCRARQDGEAFAEKYPERWINIPQDELRRRFGEVPRDKDLILLCNTGVRSYEAQLNLREMGMKDPVSVQGGIVTLKECGLDL from the coding sequence ATGGCTCAGGATATACTCATCGTCGGCGGTGTGGCTCTTGGATCAAAGGCGGCCTGCCGCTTCAAACGTCTCGAACCCGGCTCCCGCGTCACGATCATCGATCAGGATCGCTTTGTATCCTACGGCGGGTGCGGCATTCCCTTCTACGTTTCCGGCGATGTCAACGATGTCAACGATCTGCGCAAAACCAGCTTCCACATGCTGCGCGACGAAGCTTTTTTCAAGAATTGCAAGGATATCGAAGTACTCACCCGAACCCGTGTCGAGCGCATCGACCGGGAAAACCGGCAGATCCACATCCTTCGGGAGGATGGATCCACCGATGCCTTACCCTACGACCAGCTTGTTCTGGGAACGGGCAGCAGCCCCCGGCGCCTGCCCATCCCCGGCGCGGATCTTCCCATGGTGCACACGGCATCCAACCTCAACGATGCCCAGGCCATCAAGGAACTGATGACCAACGGCAAAGTCGAGCGCGCGGTCGTCATCGGCGGGGGATTCATCGGCCTGGAAATGGCCGAGGCTCTGGCCGACATGTGGGAAGTGGAAACCACCATTGTCGAGTATACCAGCCAGATCATGCCGGGCTTCGTAAGCTCCATGTTCGCCCGTATGGCCCAGCACGAGATGGAAAAAAACGGGGTCCGCTTCTACCTTGGCGAGCAGGTCCAGGCCATTGAGGGAACCGATTCCGTAAAAGCCGTAGTGACGGACAAACGCCGGCTGGAGGCCGATCTGGTTGTCATGGCCGTCGGGGTCACCCCCAATGTGGAGCTGGCCCGGGACGCCGGCCTGACCATCGGACCCACCGGCGCCATTGCGGTGGACGAGCATCTGCGAACGTCCGACCCCACCATCTATGCCGGCGGCGACTGCGCCGAGGTCCGCAACCTGGTGACCGGCCAGCCTGGCTATTTCCCCTTGGGCTCCATGGCCAACCGTCAAGGCCGGGTGATCGGCACCAACCTGGCCGGCGGCAACGCCCTGTTCAAGGGGGCTGTGGGCGCCTTTGCGGTGAAAACCTTCGATGCCGCCCTGGCCGGCGCCGGACTGAGCATCGAGAGCGCGCGCAAGGCCGGTTACGACGCCGTCAGCGTTCAGGCCGCCCAACTCGACCGGGCCCACTTTTATCCGAAAAAATCCATGCTGCACCTGGAATTGGTCGTGGATCGCCAATCCCGGCGCATCCTCGGTGTTCAGGGATTCGGCAAGGACGGCGATGCCGTGGTCGGCCGGATCAACGCGGTGGCCGCCATACTGGAGGACCACCCCACCATCGATCGGCTCAGCAACGTGGAGCTGGCCTATTCACCTCCCTTCTCGTCGGCCATGGATGCCCTCAACAGCCTGGCCAATGCGGCCGAGAACATGCTGGATGGACGCTTCCAGCCCATCGACGCCGAGGGGTTCGCCCAAAAATGGTCCCAGGGCAACGGCAACCTCATGATTCTCGACTGCCGCGCCCGACAGGATGGCGAGGCCTTTGCCGAAAAATACCCCGAGCGCTGGATCAACATTCCCCAGGACGAACTTCGGCGGCGTTTCGGGGAAGTTCCCCGGGATAAGGATCTGATCCTGCTTTGCAACACCGGGGTGCGCTCCTACGAAGCCCAATTGAACCTCAGGGAGATGGGAATGAAAGACCCGGTCAGCGTCCAGGGTGGAATCGTGACCTTGAAGGAATGCGGGCTGGATTTGTAA
- a CDS encoding transporter substrate-binding domain-containing protein — MAERVASLHDFNDKLKFIFGLGQILILFSISTCVAFAEENKISTIDIVTPAWEGITNKDGTGLYFELLQMVYEPVGIVVKIEFVPWARAVKRVDLKSSDAMLGSYNTVDAFFPKYPLDTEYTAVVYKTDSVEKWNGVTTIENKDVVWVRGYNYHKYLPVKVNYHEVSKSEQGWKMLALDRVGFFMNSLNAINRYVNRNKIDLADFQIKVVMVKNLFVRFAKTEKSKKLIEIYDSRMDELIKTDSLRKLYEKWNAFYPDFQSIEK, encoded by the coding sequence TTGGCCGAAAGGGTTGCATCGTTGCACGATTTTAACGATAAGCTGAAATTCATTTTTGGATTGGGACAAATCCTGATTCTTTTTTCCATCAGCACTTGTGTGGCATTTGCAGAAGAAAATAAAATTTCGACAATTGACATCGTTACGCCCGCCTGGGAGGGCATAACCAATAAAGACGGGACAGGATTGTATTTTGAGCTGCTGCAAATGGTATACGAGCCGGTTGGGATCGTGGTTAAAATCGAATTTGTTCCCTGGGCAAGAGCCGTTAAAAGGGTGGATTTGAAAAGCAGCGATGCCATGTTGGGCTCGTATAATACCGTCGATGCCTTTTTCCCAAAATATCCACTAGATACTGAATATACAGCCGTTGTTTACAAAACGGACTCCGTGGAGAAATGGAACGGAGTAACTACCATCGAAAATAAAGATGTCGTCTGGGTGCGGGGATACAATTATCATAAATATCTGCCCGTGAAAGTGAATTATCATGAAGTGAGCAAAAGCGAGCAGGGATGGAAGATGCTGGCGTTGGATCGCGTCGGTTTTTTTATGAATTCATTGAATGCGATCAACAGGTACGTCAATCGGAACAAGATCGACCTGGCTGATTTTCAGATAAAGGTCGTGATGGTAAAAAACCTGTTCGTTCGATTTGCAAAGACGGAAAAATCGAAAAAACTGATCGAAATCTACGACAGCCGGATGGATGAACTGATAAAAACAGACTCGCTCAGAAAGCTGTACGAAAAATGGAATGCCTTTTATCCTGACTTTCAATCGATAGAGAAGTAG
- the ubiG gene encoding bifunctional 2-polyprenyl-6-hydroxyphenol methylase/3-demethylubiquinol 3-O-methyltransferase UbiG translates to MRKARYEYPLKRLIDLDPQSSICYLLSIRKAQTAPMNTIDNIDAGEIARFSAMADIWWDRYGEFKALHDINPVRLGYVCDRVDVNGKQLLDVGCGGGLLSEGLAAAGGLVTGIDMVGASLAVARAHTRAGGLQIDYRQTTAEKLAEEAPGRYDVVVCMELLEHVPRPASILNACGRLVKAGGDVFFATVNRTWLSWLLVIVAAEHVMGIVRKGTHTYGKLVRPEELKQWGRAAGLHFENLSGLRYIPFGGYAALCRSTKMNYLMHFKK, encoded by the coding sequence ATGCGCAAAGCCAGATACGAATACCCGTTGAAACGGCTCATCGATCTTGATCCGCAATCTTCGATCTGTTATCTCCTATCGATTCGAAAGGCGCAGACAGCACCCATGAATACTATCGACAATATCGACGCCGGCGAAATCGCCCGTTTTTCGGCCATGGCCGACATCTGGTGGGACCGCTACGGCGAATTCAAGGCCCTGCACGATATCAATCCCGTGCGCCTGGGCTATGTGTGTGATCGCGTCGACGTCAACGGCAAACAGTTGCTGGACGTGGGCTGCGGCGGTGGGTTGCTTTCCGAGGGCCTGGCCGCGGCCGGAGGTCTGGTGACCGGCATCGACATGGTCGGAGCTTCCCTGGCGGTGGCCCGGGCGCATACACGGGCTGGCGGTCTGCAGATCGACTACCGGCAGACCACGGCGGAAAAGTTGGCGGAAGAAGCGCCGGGCCGCTACGATGTGGTCGTCTGCATGGAACTGCTCGAACACGTTCCCCGGCCGGCATCCATTCTTAACGCCTGCGGCCGCCTGGTAAAAGCCGGCGGAGACGTTTTTTTCGCCACGGTCAACCGAACCTGGCTTTCCTGGCTGCTGGTAATCGTGGCCGCCGAGCATGTCATGGGCATTGTGAGAAAAGGCACTCATACATACGGGAAACTGGTCAGGCCCGAGGAGCTGAAACAGTGGGGCCGGGCGGCCGGTTTGCATTTTGAGAATCTTTCCGGGCTGCGCTACATTCCTTTCGGCGGGTATGCGGCGCTGTGCCGCAGTACCAAGATGAATTATCTGATGCACTTTAAAAAATGA
- a CDS encoding O-acetylhomoserine aminocarboxypropyltransferase/cysteine synthase family protein, which produces MNDIYNGFATKAVHWGHTPDADTRSRAVPLYQTTSYTFDDTAHAADLFGLRQSGNIYTRIMNPTTDVLEQRLAALERGLAALATASGQAAETLTILTLAKAGDEIVASTDLYGGTVSLFSHTLARLGITVHFVTPNDMDAWEAAITDKTKAFFIESIGNPKLDIIDIEKIAAVGSRHGIPLVVDNTVTTPYLLNPIHHGAAIVVHSATKFIGGHGTSIGGIIVDSGTFDWAGSGRFADFLEPDPSYHGLKFHETFGNLTFILRARVLGLRDMGAAMSPFNAWLFLQGLETLALRMQRHSENGLAVARFLENHSCVAWVRYPGLESSPTFALKEKYLPRGQGAMVGFGIRGGREAAVKFIESCKLFSHLANIGDAKSLVIHPASTTHEQLNEEEQRAAGVTPDFIRLSVGIEDIEDIIADLDQALETGVACTA; this is translated from the coding sequence ATGAATGATATTTATAACGGTTTTGCAACCAAGGCAGTCCACTGGGGGCACACCCCGGACGCAGATACCCGGTCCCGGGCCGTACCGCTTTACCAGACCACCTCCTACACCTTCGACGATACCGCCCACGCAGCCGATCTGTTCGGCCTGCGACAATCCGGCAATATCTATACCCGTATCATGAACCCGACCACCGATGTCCTGGAGCAGCGCCTGGCCGCCCTGGAACGCGGTCTGGCGGCCCTGGCCACAGCTTCCGGGCAGGCCGCCGAAACCCTGACCATCCTGACATTGGCCAAGGCCGGCGATGAAATCGTGGCCTCAACGGACCTGTACGGCGGGACAGTCAGTCTCTTCAGCCATACCTTGGCCCGGCTCGGCATCACCGTGCATTTTGTGACCCCCAACGATATGGACGCCTGGGAGGCGGCGATTACGGATAAAACCAAAGCATTCTTCATCGAGAGTATCGGCAACCCCAAGCTGGACATCATCGATATCGAAAAGATTGCGGCAGTGGGCAGCCGCCACGGGATTCCCCTGGTGGTGGACAACACCGTCACCACGCCCTACCTGCTCAACCCCATCCACCATGGGGCCGCCATCGTGGTCCATTCGGCCACCAAGTTCATCGGCGGGCACGGCACCTCCATTGGCGGCATCATCGTCGATTCCGGCACGTTCGACTGGGCCGGTTCGGGACGCTTCGCCGATTTTCTGGAGCCCGATCCGTCCTATCACGGACTCAAATTCCACGAGACCTTCGGCAATCTTACCTTCATCCTGCGCGCCCGCGTATTGGGACTGCGGGACATGGGGGCGGCCATGAGCCCCTTCAACGCCTGGCTGTTCCTGCAGGGGCTGGAAACCCTGGCCCTGCGCATGCAGCGGCACAGCGAAAACGGCCTGGCCGTGGCCCGGTTTCTGGAAAATCATTCCTGCGTGGCCTGGGTGCGCTATCCGGGCCTCGAATCGTCGCCCACCTTTGCGTTGAAGGAGAAATACCTGCCGCGGGGCCAAGGTGCCATGGTGGGTTTCGGCATCCGGGGCGGACGGGAGGCCGCCGTCAAATTCATCGAGAGCTGCAAGCTGTTCAGCCATCTGGCCAATATCGGAGATGCCAAGAGCCTGGTGATCCACCCCGCCTCCACCACCCACGAACAGCTCAACGAAGAAGAGCAGCGCGCCGCCGGCGTGACGCCGGATTTCATCCGCCTGAGCGTGGGCATCGAAGATATCGAGGACATTATCGCCGATCTGGACCAGGCTCTGGAAACCGGCGTGGCCTGTACGGCCTGA
- the metW gene encoding methionine biosynthesis protein MetW, which yields MTSQYVDRLSRTDRDMILTLVPEGARVLDLGCGDCSLLNQLVREKRIRGTGLDIDGMQLVNGLASGLNVYQGNLDDGLTDFPDQSYDYVILNQTLQVVKHPMLVLEEVLRIGRYGILGFPNFAQWQLRRGLFFGGRAPKSPALPFEWYDTPNIRVLSIQDFFDYCRREKIDIVHQRYLMGGRWVKRLFWKRAVNLLAHIGLFVITRSGSGASTAP from the coding sequence ATGACATCGCAATACGTGGACCGGCTCAGCCGCACCGACCGGGATATGATCCTGACCCTGGTTCCCGAAGGGGCGCGGGTGCTGGATCTGGGCTGCGGAGACTGCAGCCTGCTCAATCAACTGGTGCGTGAAAAACGAATTCGGGGCACGGGGCTGGACATCGACGGCATGCAACTGGTCAACGGCCTGGCCAGCGGCTTGAATGTCTACCAAGGCAACCTGGACGACGGCCTCACGGATTTTCCCGACCAGTCCTACGACTACGTGATTCTCAACCAGACCTTACAGGTAGTCAAGCATCCCATGCTGGTTCTTGAAGAGGTCCTGCGCATCGGGCGATACGGCATATTGGGATTCCCCAATTTCGCCCAGTGGCAGCTTCGCCGGGGATTGTTTTTCGGCGGCCGGGCGCCCAAGTCGCCGGCCCTGCCCTTCGAATGGTACGACACCCCCAATATCCGGGTGCTCTCCATCCAGGATTTCTTCGATTATTGCCGAAGGGAGAAGATCGACATCGTTCACCAGCGCTACCTCATGGGCGGTCGCTGGGTGAAGCGGCTTTTCTGGAAACGTGCCGTCAACCTGCTGGCCCATATCGGGCTGTTCGTGATCACACGCAGCGGCAGTGGTGCATCGACAGCCCCATGA
- the ubiE gene encoding bifunctional demethylmenaquinone methyltransferase/2-methoxy-6-polyprenyl-1,4-benzoquinol methylase UbiE, with protein sequence MAFWKNPNWFDDNKRKEQLDDHIRATGKARFGIREYDEKKKADAVRVHFERVAPKYDFMNSLLSFGIQHAWKRSAVRMLGVKKGDRVLDVCGGTGDLAMLAARRTGPTGQVTIYDINYAMIAAGRHKIDPYAKYSQIGYVQGDAERIAFPDNSFDCAMVGFGIRNLTHLRQGFSEMVRVLKPGGRFLCLEFSRPTNPLFCALYDFYSFNVMPALGQLLVGSAESYACLPETIRMFPLPDELADMLTGLGLRDVHWKSMTNGISVAHVGMK encoded by the coding sequence ATGGCTTTCTGGAAAAATCCGAACTGGTTCGACGACAACAAACGCAAAGAGCAGTTGGACGATCATATTCGCGCCACCGGCAAGGCCCGCTTCGGCATTCGCGAGTATGACGAGAAGAAGAAGGCCGACGCCGTTCGGGTCCATTTCGAGCGGGTGGCGCCCAAATACGACTTCATGAACTCCCTGCTCAGCTTCGGCATCCAGCATGCCTGGAAACGGTCGGCCGTACGCATGCTCGGCGTAAAAAAGGGAGACAGGGTGCTGGACGTGTGCGGCGGCACAGGTGATCTGGCGATGCTGGCCGCCCGGCGCACCGGACCCACCGGCCAGGTGACCATTTACGACATCAACTACGCCATGATCGCGGCCGGCCGCCACAAGATCGATCCCTATGCGAAATACAGCCAAATCGGCTATGTCCAGGGCGACGCCGAGCGGATCGCCTTTCCCGACAACAGCTTCGACTGCGCCATGGTGGGTTTCGGCATTCGCAATTTGACCCATCTGCGGCAGGGGTTTTCCGAAATGGTGCGGGTGCTCAAGCCCGGGGGCCGTTTCCTCTGCCTGGAGTTTTCACGGCCCACCAACCCATTGTTTTGCGCCCTGTACGACTTTTACTCCTTCAACGTCATGCCGGCGCTGGGGCAGTTGCTGGTGGGCTCGGCCGAATCCTATGCCTGCCTGCCCGAAACCATCCGCATGTTTCCCCTGCCGGACGAACTGGCGGATATGCTGACCGGCCTGGGACTGCGCGACGTGCACTGGAAATCGATGACCAACGGGATATCTGTGGCCCATGTGGGCATGAAATGA
- a CDS encoding homoserine O-acetyltransferase: MERQSVGQVTPEVFVFGSREKPLPLESGYTLGPVEIAYETYGQPNEDRSNAILICHALSGDHHAAGVHSPHDRYTGWWDGMIGPGKAFDTERYWVICSNVIAGCRGSTGPGSINPETGAPYGLDFPVVTIGDMVAAQKRLIDHLGITRLYSVAGGSMGGFQVLEWSLRYPEMVRSAICIASAARLSTQAIAFNAVGRSAITRDPEWQGGSYNDKGPEKGLAIARMVGHITYLSELLLDEKFGRRLQSANRLSYNFSTEFAIESYLDYQGSAFTKRFDANSYLYITKAMDYFDIARTYGPLKDAFADARARYLFVSYSTDWLFPTDQSREIVRALLSRGKDVSFIDIESPHGHDAFLLEEEKLTRIVSGFLTGVSEEVSP; encoded by the coding sequence ATGGAGAGACAATCGGTCGGGCAAGTCACCCCGGAGGTTTTCGTTTTCGGCAGCCGCGAAAAACCGCTGCCGTTGGAGTCGGGCTATACGTTGGGACCGGTTGAGATTGCCTACGAGACTTATGGTCAGCCCAACGAGGATCGCAGCAACGCCATCCTGATCTGCCACGCCCTTTCCGGCGACCATCACGCCGCCGGTGTTCACAGCCCCCACGACCGCTACACGGGCTGGTGGGACGGCATGATCGGTCCGGGCAAGGCCTTCGATACCGAACGATACTGGGTGATCTGTTCCAATGTCATTGCCGGGTGCCGCGGGTCCACCGGACCGGGCAGCATCAATCCGGAAACCGGTGCACCCTACGGCCTGGATTTCCCCGTGGTAACCATCGGCGACATGGTGGCGGCCCAGAAGCGGCTGATCGACCATCTGGGCATTACCCGGCTCTACAGCGTCGCCGGCGGTTCCATGGGGGGCTTCCAGGTGCTGGAGTGGAGCCTGCGTTATCCCGAAATGGTGCGGTCGGCCATCTGCATCGCCTCGGCCGCGCGGCTGTCCACCCAGGCCATTGCCTTCAATGCCGTGGGACGCAGCGCCATCACCCGCGATCCGGAGTGGCAGGGCGGCAGCTACAACGACAAAGGGCCTGAAAAGGGGCTGGCCATCGCCCGCATGGTGGGCCACATTACCTACCTGTCCGAACTGCTGCTGGATGAGAAGTTCGGCCGGCGCCTGCAGTCGGCCAACCGTCTCAGCTACAACTTTTCCACCGAGTTCGCCATCGAGTCCTACCTGGATTACCAGGGCAGCGCCTTTACCAAGCGCTTCGACGCCAACAGCTATCTGTATATTACCAAAGCCATGGACTATTTCGACATCGCCCGAACATACGGCCCCCTGAAAGATGCCTTTGCCGATGCCCGGGCGCGCTACCTGTTCGTTTCCTACTCCACGGATTGGCTGTTTCCAACGGACCAGAGCCGGGAAATCGTGCGGGCATTGCTCTCCCGGGGAAAAGATGTCTCTTTTATCGATATCGAATCCCCCCACGGGCACGATGCCTTTTTGCTGGAGGAGGAGAAGCTGACCCGTATCGTTTCCGGATTTCTCACCGGCGTGAGCGAGGAGGTGTCCCCATGA
- a CDS encoding UbiA family prenyltransferase: protein MTLQAILTHPRLKLFLALSRTPHGIIDIATPMLAALLCLGHFPPPTTILLGIITVFAGYTAVYALNDLVDYRTDREKVRAGGYEDGEDYIDGVLVRHPLAKGVLSLPEGIVWAGGWALVAMVGAWLLNPVCLAVFLVGGLLEVVYCLLWRVTPFRALINGIVKTLGSVAAVYAVNPQPSMVFLITLFLWIFFWEIGGQNIPNDWTDIEEDRRFNAKTIPVKLGLRRAGLLSLVCLVAAFFLTFLTLWISPLVFGAIHLIAAAGLGIWLLLLPAMRLVETNDRSQAMTLFNRASHFPLSMFAVVLVRLLFL, encoded by the coding sequence ATGACCTTACAAGCCATTCTCACCCATCCGCGTCTAAAGCTCTTTCTCGCGCTGTCCCGCACACCCCACGGGATAATCGATATCGCCACGCCAATGCTGGCCGCCCTGCTATGCCTGGGACATTTTCCTCCGCCGACCACGATCCTGTTGGGGATCATTACCGTCTTCGCCGGCTATACAGCCGTTTATGCCCTCAATGATCTGGTGGACTATCGAACGGACAGGGAAAAGGTCCGCGCCGGGGGCTACGAAGACGGTGAGGATTATATCGACGGGGTGCTGGTTCGGCACCCGCTGGCCAAGGGCGTATTGAGCCTGCCCGAAGGCATTGTGTGGGCCGGGGGATGGGCTCTGGTGGCCATGGTCGGCGCCTGGCTGCTCAATCCGGTGTGTCTTGCCGTCTTTCTGGTCGGCGGTCTGCTGGAGGTTGTTTATTGTCTGCTGTGGCGGGTAACGCCGTTCAGGGCGCTGATCAACGGCATCGTCAAAACCTTGGGCTCCGTCGCCGCCGTGTACGCCGTCAATCCGCAACCGTCCATGGTTTTTCTTATCACCCTCTTTCTCTGGATCTTTTTCTGGGAGATCGGCGGGCAGAACATCCCCAACGACTGGACCGATATCGAAGAAGATCGCCGATTCAATGCCAAAACCATTCCCGTCAAACTAGGCCTCAGGCGGGCCGGTCTGTTGTCCCTGGTTTGTCTGGTGGCAGCCTTTTTCCTGACCTTTCTGACGCTATGGATTTCACCGCTGGTTTTCGGCGCCATCCACCTGATAGCCGCCGCCGGCCTGGGCATCTGGCTGTTGCTGCTGCCCGCCATGCGACTGGTGGAAACCAACGACCGCAGCCAGGCCATGACGCTGTTCAACAGGGCCAGCCACTTTCCCCTTAGCATGTTTGCGGTCGTGCTGGTGCGGCTTCTGTTTCTATAA
- a CDS encoding EamA family transporter, whose translation MPTRNLFLYTLTVFIWGSTWLGIKFQLGHVDPLVSVVYRFCLATALLFAWCGLRGLKMRFTLRDHLFIALQGACLFGVNYWLVYLAEVHLTSGIVAVVFSTIVFWNILNGRIFLSAPIRGNVVAGAVLGIMGIGLVFWPELSEFSLDDAGFKGFLLSVTATLMASLGNILSARNQRHGLPVVQTNAYGMAYGVLSLLAAAMVAGKHFGFDPSPTYILSLVYLALFGSVVAFGCYLTLVGRIGADRAAYASLLFPIVALAISTLFEDYRWSLPAVTGVAVILAGNALSLAKLDLPALRMRLFRKTCRPLKAK comes from the coding sequence GTGCCGACCAGAAACCTGTTCCTTTATACCCTCACAGTGTTCATCTGGGGATCGACCTGGCTTGGGATCAAGTTCCAGCTGGGGCATGTGGACCCCCTGGTTTCAGTAGTTTACCGGTTTTGTCTGGCAACGGCTCTACTCTTCGCCTGGTGCGGCCTGCGTGGCTTGAAGATGCGTTTTACCCTGCGCGACCACCTGTTCATCGCCCTGCAGGGCGCCTGCCTGTTCGGCGTCAACTACTGGCTGGTCTACCTGGCTGAAGTGCACTTGACCAGCGGAATCGTAGCCGTGGTCTTCTCCACCATCGTTTTTTGGAACATCCTTAACGGGCGTATCTTCCTAAGCGCCCCCATCCGGGGCAACGTCGTCGCCGGAGCTGTGCTGGGCATCATGGGCATCGGCCTGGTGTTCTGGCCCGAGCTTTCCGAATTCAGTCTGGACGATGCCGGTTTCAAGGGGTTTTTGTTGAGCGTGACCGCCACCCTGATGGCCTCTTTGGGCAACATCCTGTCGGCCCGCAACCAGCGGCACGGCCTGCCGGTCGTCCAGACAAACGCCTACGGCATGGCATACGGCGTTCTGTCCCTCCTTGCAGCGGCAATGGTTGCGGGCAAGCACTTCGGCTTCGATCCGTCGCCAACCTACATCCTCTCCCTTGTTTATTTAGCCCTTTTCGGTTCGGTGGTGGCCTTCGGCTGCTACCTGACCCTGGTGGGACGCATCGGTGCGGACCGGGCCGCATACGCCTCGCTGCTGTTTCCCATCGTCGCCTTGGCCATATCCACCCTGTTCGAGGACTACCGCTGGTCATTGCCGGCTGTAACCGGCGTCGCTGTCATTTTGGCTGGAAACGCCCTGTCGCTGGCCAAACTCGATTTGCCGGCTTTACGGATGCGTCTTTTCCGCAAGACATGCCGACCGTTGAAGGCCAAATAG
- a CDS encoding transporter substrate-binding domain-containing protein, whose translation MQTLTRLASRNPSPRANFTAAAHLRARHSLPILFFLTLFLWLPATGAVLAGDVAGADFIDIATPQWDGQTNADGSGLFFEIVKRVYSPEGIEMKFNFVPWKRAQLMVSDKQADAMLCVWREHAQEEGQRIPRWPLFVEYTAVVFKKDRISSWDGLKSLDGKSAVWLRGYDYHTFAHLKPVHFSRWTEVDDYARAWLLLKSEHYDVYIDALIDIEFYIAEQSMDMKPYRLEILWGENAYVAFAPTEKSDRLIRIFDRRILELAVSGELKAIYDKWGVRYPQDAWRP comes from the coding sequence ATGCAAACACTTACACGTTTGGCCAGCCGAAACCCGTCACCTCGCGCGAATTTCACTGCCGCGGCCCACCTGCGCGCACGGCATTCGCTTCCGATCCTTTTCTTTCTGACCCTTTTCCTGTGGCTGCCGGCCACCGGTGCCGTCTTGGCGGGAGATGTTGCCGGGGCCGATTTCATCGATATCGCTACACCGCAGTGGGACGGGCAGACCAACGCCGACGGCAGCGGACTTTTTTTCGAGATTGTGAAACGGGTGTATTCTCCCGAGGGAATTGAAATGAAATTCAATTTCGTTCCCTGGAAACGGGCCCAGCTGATGGTCAGCGACAAACAAGCAGACGCCATGCTTTGCGTATGGCGCGAACACGCCCAAGAAGAGGGGCAGCGCATCCCCCGCTGGCCGCTTTTTGTGGAATATACCGCCGTGGTTTTCAAAAAGGATCGGATTTCATCCTGGGACGGGTTGAAAAGCCTGGATGGTAAAAGCGCCGTTTGGCTTCGGGGCTACGACTACCATACCTTCGCCCATCTCAAGCCTGTCCATTTTTCACGCTGGACGGAAGTGGACGATTATGCTCGGGCATGGCTGCTGCTAAAAAGCGAACACTATGACGTTTACATCGACGCGTTGATCGATATCGAATTTTACATCGCGGAGCAGTCCATGGACATGAAGCCCTACCGGCTGGAGATCCTTTGGGGCGAAAATGCCTATGTGGCGTTCGCCCCCACTGAAAAATCCGACCGGCTGATACGCATCTTCGATCGGCGCATTCTGGAATTGGCTGTATCCGGAGAACTGAAGGCGATCTACGATAAATGGGGGGTGCGCTATCCGCAGGATGCCTGGAGGCCGTAA